One stretch of Glandiceps talaboti chromosome 7, keGlaTala1.1, whole genome shotgun sequence DNA includes these proteins:
- the LOC144437656 gene encoding WD repeat-containing protein 88-like, translating into MLEEDDKDVDPLALEVASDITAVRKDKSGTWEHEDLAQVKVKVIRGHKEGITASQFCFDDTKALTSSDDQTCILWDLESGEPVHIYEGHTRYVTSCHMSPDNTKFVSSSWDKTVTVWDVETGKILWQGNHEGIVTCCSFSNNGKYIASGSDLDFAMNVWKVKDGDQIRHRKNHHKSTITSCSFSPNDERVCTTSMDKSTKIWDFISGNVTVVVQGHINVISACCFTRDERRLCTASWDKQLQMWDISTGMFRSEGPVTLSKGHEGSISSCRFSHDGSLLVSGSYDQTAVVWDAENCIQKLTLKGHSGWVCGVDISKDNKWILSGSKDKTIRLWNIEDSDNIPVVMENKKTMGLKIVKCSNCGKPFSISQLEDPTEMKICVFCRLDRGRPISTMTTFPDGDTPEM; encoded by the exons ATGTTAGAAGAAGACGATAAAGACGTCGACCCTCTAGCCCTTGAAGTTGCCAGTGACATTACTGCAGTGAGAAAAGATAAGTCGGGAACCTGGGAACATGAAGATTTAGCCCAG GTGAAAGTCAAGGTCATCCGAGGACACAAAGAAGGAATCACAGCcagtcagttttgttttgatgaTACAAAGGCACTGACATCATCTGATGATCAAACATGTATATTATGG gACCTAGAGAGTGGAGAACCAGTACATATATATGAAGGACATACCCGCTATGTCACATCATGTCATATGAGTCCTGATAATACTAAGTTTGTGTCGTCGTCATGGGATAAAACTGTTACAGTGTGGGATGTTGAAACTGGTAAAATATTG TGGCAAGGCAACCATGAAGGTATCGTGACTTGCTGCTCTTTTTCAAACAATGGTAAATACATTGCATCAGGATCTGACCTTGACTTTGCAATGAATGTATGGAAAGTAAAAGATGGTGATCAAATACGTCACAGAAAAA ATCACCATAAAAGCACAATAACAAGTTGTTCCTTCTCACCAAATGATGAAAGAGTGTGTACCACATCAATGGATAAAAGTACCAAGATATGGGATTTTATTAGTGGCAATGTTACTGTTGTTGTCCA GGgtcatatcaatgtcatctccGCGTGCTGTTTTACTAGAGATGAGCGTCGTCTGTGTACGGCGTCCTGGGATAAACAGTTACAAATGTGGGACATATCTACCGGTATGTTTAGATCTGAAGGTCCAGTCACACTAAGTAAGGGACATGAAGGCTCTATCAGTTCCTGTAGATTTAGCCATGATG GTTCCTTGTTAGTGTCTGGATCCTATGACCAAACTGCTGTTGTCTGGGATGCTGAGAATTGTATTCAGAAACTGACATTGAAG GGACATAGTGGTTGGGTGTGTGGAGTTGATATCAGTAAAGACAATAAGTGGATTTTATCTGGCTCTAAAGATAAAACAATCAGACTGTGGAATATTGAAGATAGTGATAATATACCAGTTGTCAtggaaaacaagaaaacaatgGGTCTCAAAATTGTAAAG TGTAGCAACTGTGGGAAGCCTTTCTCCATTTCACAGCTTGAAGATCCGACTGAGATGAAGATCTGCGTGTTCTGTAGACTTGATAGAGGGCGCCCTATAAGTACAATGACAACCTTCCCTGACGGTGACACCCCAGAAATGTGA